A part of Brachybacterium faecium DSM 4810 genomic DNA contains:
- a CDS encoding predicted membrane protein (PFAM: Copper resistance protein D; Cytochrome c oxidase caa3 assembly factor (Caa3_CtaG)), which produces MITTSRRAGALFIPLLLLLTVAAALVGMAATGALAPASLVPASPLVTWGLPVVRALHHLGLVLAIGAGGTAVLLLPGPGRREVTPLDPLRRRTVRLGAAGALLWTVAALAQIPLGGLEATGAGAGLNVWDIAMGGALGRLQMGVVVFAAATTLAYALARSTVLACWGLAFAGIGTGALGLAGHAGASLDHINAVNAMALHLVAVSVWAGGLLLIALLAPRMEDATLAVTIRRFSPWALASVVSLALSGLISAWIRLSDWTDLLTTGYGRVVLAKTIGLTVLAVFGALQRRRLGDRVRFRHLAATEGLLMAVVIGASIALGRSAPPVPQEIPAVGDLRVLSLAGFLPPKREFSPLTMFTEFQPDWIALALAVAMAGAYILGAVRLARRGDAWQWHRTAAFLAGCLAFAWVMNGGAAAWGKFRFDAHMIQHMAMMMIVPPLWALGAPVTLLSRAVTPRTDGSRGIREWVLAALHSGYSRVLSAPPVAGLIFAGSLVIFYFSPLFELAMYHHLGHTLMTVHFLASGYLFAWVLIGIDPSTRPINPVLKLITLLVTLAFHAFFGVALVSATWLVAEHWYLDLGMYPTERLELIQTRGGTIMWAISEVPTLGYAIIVAVLWMQSDDRRARQYDRKAERDGGAELAAYNAYLASLRGESPAPEAQESEPPEETGPRD; this is translated from the coding sequence ATGATCACCACGTCCCGGCGCGCGGGCGCGCTCTTCATCCCCCTCCTGCTGCTCCTCACTGTCGCCGCCGCCCTCGTCGGCATGGCCGCGACCGGTGCCCTGGCCCCCGCCTCGCTGGTCCCCGCCTCGCCGCTGGTGACCTGGGGCCTGCCGGTCGTGCGGGCGCTGCACCACCTCGGGCTCGTGCTCGCCATCGGTGCCGGCGGGACCGCCGTGCTGCTGCTGCCCGGCCCCGGGCGGCGCGAGGTGACCCCCCTCGACCCGCTGCGCCGCCGCACCGTGCGACTCGGCGCCGCCGGAGCGCTGCTGTGGACGGTCGCCGCTCTCGCCCAGATCCCGCTGGGAGGTCTCGAGGCGACCGGTGCCGGCGCCGGGCTGAACGTCTGGGACATCGCGATGGGCGGCGCCCTGGGACGGCTGCAGATGGGCGTGGTCGTCTTCGCCGCGGCCACCACCCTCGCCTATGCCCTCGCCCGCTCCACCGTGCTGGCCTGCTGGGGGCTGGCCTTCGCCGGGATCGGCACCGGGGCGCTGGGCCTGGCCGGTCACGCCGGTGCGAGCCTGGATCACATCAACGCGGTCAACGCCATGGCCCTGCACCTCGTGGCGGTCTCCGTCTGGGCCGGCGGGCTGCTGCTCATCGCTCTGCTCGCGCCCCGCATGGAGGATGCGACGCTCGCCGTCACGATCCGCCGCTTCTCGCCCTGGGCGCTCGCCTCGGTCGTCTCCCTCGCGCTCAGCGGCCTCATCAGCGCCTGGATCCGGCTGTCCGACTGGACGGACCTGCTGACCACCGGGTACGGGCGGGTGGTGCTCGCCAAGACGATCGGGCTCACGGTGCTGGCGGTGTTCGGGGCGCTGCAGCGCCGCCGCCTCGGCGATCGCGTGCGCTTCCGCCACCTGGCCGCCACCGAGGGTCTGCTGATGGCCGTGGTGATCGGGGCGTCGATCGCCCTGGGCCGCTCCGCCCCGCCGGTGCCGCAGGAGATCCCGGCCGTCGGCGATCTGCGGGTGCTGTCCCTGGCCGGGTTCCTCCCGCCCAAGCGCGAGTTCAGCCCGCTGACGATGTTCACCGAGTTCCAGCCGGACTGGATCGCGCTGGCCCTCGCGGTCGCCATGGCCGGCGCGTACATCCTCGGAGCCGTGCGCCTGGCGCGCCGCGGCGACGCCTGGCAGTGGCACCGCACCGCGGCCTTCCTCGCCGGCTGCCTCGCCTTCGCCTGGGTGATGAACGGCGGTGCGGCGGCCTGGGGCAAGTTCCGCTTCGACGCGCACATGATCCAGCACATGGCGATGATGATGATCGTCCCGCCGCTGTGGGCGCTCGGCGCCCCCGTGACGCTGCTGTCCCGCGCGGTGACACCGCGCACGGACGGGTCCCGGGGGATCCGCGAATGGGTGCTCGCAGCGCTGCACTCCGGCTATTCGCGCGTGCTGAGCGCCCCGCCGGTGGCGGGCCTGATCTTCGCCGGCTCGCTGGTCATCTTCTACTTCTCGCCGCTGTTCGAGCTGGCGATGTACCACCACCTCGGGCACACGCTGATGACGGTGCACTTCCTGGCCTCGGGGTACCTGTTCGCCTGGGTGCTGATCGGCATCGACCCCTCCACCAGGCCGATCAACCCCGTGCTGAAGCTGATCACCCTGCTGGTGACCCTCGCGTTCCACGCCTTCTTCGGGGTGGCGCTGGTCTCGGCCACCTGGCTGGTGGCGGAGCACTGGTATCTCGACCTGGGCATGTACCCCACCGAGCGGCTCGAGCTGATCCAGACCCGCGGCGGGACGATCATGTGGGCGATCTCGGAGGTGCCGACCCTCGGCTACGCGATCATCGTCGCGGTGCTGTGGATGCAGTCCGACGATCGCCGCGCCCGCCAGTACGACCGCAAGGCGGAGCGGGACGGCGGCGCCGAGCTCGCGGCCTACAACGCCTACCTCGCGAGCCTGCGCGGCGAGAGCCCCGCCCCCGAAGCGCAGGAGAGCGAGCCGCCGGAGGAGACCGGCCCCCGCGACTGA
- a CDS encoding phenylalanyl-tRNA synthetase beta subunit (PFAM: B3/4 domain; Ferredoxin-fold anticodon binding domain; Putative tRNA binding domain~TIGRFAM: phenylalanyl-tRNA synthetase, beta subunit, non-spirochete bacterial): MPRIPLTWLAEHTALPEGTSAESVAAALVSVGLEEEGIFGAQVTGPLVVGRVLELVGEPQKNGKTINWVRVDVGPEHNEDADNPKDPQPGQERPSRGIVCGAHNFAPGDLVVVSLPGTVLPGDFAIAARKTYGHVSDGMICSGEELGLGPDPAGEDGIIVLGRGHGAGLTAEPGDDAIALLGLADEVVEINVTPDRGYCFSLRGVAREYSHSTGAAYTDPVAEIPLPESAGGGVEIRLQDDSPLRGGEGCSRFVAVGVTGVDPTAQTPRWMARRLTQAGMRPISLIVDVTNYVMLDLGQPLHAYDAQKLVAPIVVRRARAGEELTTLDDVTRTLDPEDLLITDSEGGDGARVLGLAGVMGGESTEVSETTTDILLEAATFQAITVARTARRHRLPSEAAKRFERGVDPQLPLAAALRAARLIVEHGGGEIDTRLTDEGVIAPPAPIELPLDAAERLVGIAYTPAQVRDSLETIGCTLEELGGESLRVTPPSWRPDLTIREDLVEEIARLVGYDKIPSLLPTAPGGRGLTRGQQGHRAAGRALAEAGLTEVASAPFIGAGVFDTLRYAADDERRSAVRLLNPLSDDEPLMRTSLLQTLLPVARRNLGRGEESVAIFQHATTSRARTTDAPTPIPSAAQRPSEAELAAVEETLPAETSALAAVVGGPSGPGSWLGDPAPWGWADAFEVARRAAAAVGTRIEVRQAEHAPFHPGRAGELRVLAADGESTVIGHAGELHPAVIKEIGLPARTSAVELDLEALIASAPAVIEAAPVSTYPPAKEDFAFVVEQDVPASAVEAAIVVGIGDLAEDVHLFDVYTGEQIGEGKKSLAFAVRLRSDEGTLTAERIGEARKRCIAAVESAVGGVLRA, translated from the coding sequence ATGCCCCGCATTCCCCTGACCTGGCTCGCCGAGCACACCGCACTGCCCGAGGGCACCAGCGCCGAGTCCGTCGCGGCCGCGCTGGTCTCCGTCGGCCTCGAGGAGGAGGGCATCTTCGGCGCCCAGGTGACCGGCCCGCTCGTGGTGGGCCGCGTGCTCGAGCTCGTGGGCGAGCCGCAGAAGAACGGCAAGACCATCAACTGGGTGCGCGTCGACGTCGGCCCCGAGCACAACGAGGACGCCGACAACCCCAAGGATCCCCAGCCCGGCCAGGAGCGCCCCAGCCGCGGCATCGTCTGCGGCGCGCACAACTTCGCCCCGGGCGATCTGGTGGTCGTCTCGCTGCCCGGGACCGTGCTGCCCGGCGACTTCGCGATCGCGGCGCGGAAGACGTACGGCCATGTCTCCGACGGCATGATCTGCTCCGGCGAGGAGCTGGGGCTCGGCCCGGACCCGGCGGGCGAGGACGGCATCATCGTGCTCGGCCGCGGGCACGGGGCGGGTCTCACCGCGGAGCCGGGCGATGACGCGATCGCGCTGCTCGGGCTCGCCGACGAGGTCGTCGAGATCAACGTGACCCCGGACCGCGGCTACTGCTTCTCCCTGCGCGGCGTGGCCCGCGAGTACTCCCACTCGACCGGTGCCGCGTACACAGACCCGGTGGCGGAGATCCCGCTGCCGGAGAGCGCCGGCGGGGGAGTGGAGATCCGCTTGCAGGACGATTCCCCGCTGCGCGGCGGGGAGGGCTGCTCCCGCTTCGTGGCCGTCGGCGTGACCGGCGTGGACCCGACCGCGCAGACCCCGCGCTGGATGGCCCGACGCCTCACCCAGGCCGGGATGCGCCCGATCTCCCTGATCGTCGACGTCACCAACTACGTGATGCTGGATCTCGGCCAGCCGCTGCACGCCTACGACGCGCAGAAGCTCGTCGCCCCGATCGTGGTGCGCCGCGCCCGCGCCGGCGAGGAGCTCACCACGCTCGACGACGTCACCCGCACCCTCGATCCGGAGGATCTGCTGATCACCGACAGCGAGGGCGGGGACGGGGCCCGCGTGCTGGGGCTCGCCGGGGTGATGGGCGGGGAGTCCACCGAGGTCTCCGAGACCACCACCGACATCCTGCTGGAGGCCGCGACCTTCCAGGCCATCACCGTGGCCCGCACCGCACGCCGGCACCGGCTGCCCTCCGAGGCGGCCAAGCGCTTCGAGCGCGGCGTCGACCCGCAGCTGCCGCTGGCCGCGGCGCTGCGCGCGGCCCGGCTGATCGTCGAGCACGGCGGCGGGGAGATCGACACCCGCCTCACCGATGAGGGCGTGATCGCCCCGCCGGCACCGATCGAGCTGCCCCTCGACGCTGCGGAACGGCTCGTGGGCATCGCCTACACGCCCGCGCAGGTGCGCGACAGCCTCGAGACCATCGGCTGCACGCTCGAGGAGCTCGGCGGCGAGTCGCTGCGCGTGACCCCGCCGAGCTGGCGCCCGGACCTCACCATCCGCGAGGACCTGGTCGAGGAGATCGCCCGCCTGGTCGGCTACGACAAGATCCCCTCCCTCCTGCCCACCGCCCCGGGCGGGCGCGGGCTCACCCGCGGCCAGCAGGGGCACCGCGCTGCCGGCCGTGCGCTGGCCGAGGCCGGTCTCACCGAGGTCGCCTCCGCCCCGTTCATCGGCGCGGGGGTCTTCGACACCCTGCGCTACGCGGCCGACGATGAGCGCCGCTCTGCGGTGCGTCTGCTGAATCCGCTGTCCGACGACGAGCCGCTGATGCGCACCTCGCTGCTGCAGACCCTGCTGCCGGTGGCCCGGCGGAACCTCGGCCGGGGCGAGGAGTCGGTGGCGATCTTCCAGCACGCCACCACCTCTCGCGCTCGCACGACGGACGCCCCCACGCCGATCCCGTCGGCGGCGCAGCGCCCCTCCGAGGCGGAGCTGGCGGCGGTCGAGGAGACCCTCCCTGCTGAGACCAGCGCCCTGGCGGCGGTCGTCGGCGGCCCCTCCGGCCCCGGCTCCTGGCTGGGCGACCCCGCTCCCTGGGGCTGGGCCGACGCCTTCGAGGTCGCGCGCCGTGCCGCGGCCGCCGTCGGCACCCGGATCGAGGTGCGGCAGGCTGAACACGCCCCCTTCCATCCGGGCCGCGCCGGGGAGCTGCGGGTCCTCGCCGCCGACGGCGAGAGCACCGTCATCGGTCACGCCGGGGAGCTGCACCCCGCCGTGATCAAGGAGATCGGGCTGCCGGCGCGCACCAGCGCCGTCGAGCTCGATCTCGAGGCACTCATCGCCTCCGCCCCCGCTGTGATCGAGGCAGCGCCGGTCTCCACCTACCCGCCAGCGAAGGAGGACTTCGCCTTCGTGGTCGAGCAGGACGTCCCGGCCTCCGCCGTGGAGGCGGCGATAGTGGTGGGCATCGGCGACCTCGCCGAGGATGTGCACCTGTTCGACGTCTACACGGGTGAGCAGATCGGCGAGGGCAAGAAGTCGCTCGCCTTCGCGGTGCGGCTGCGCTCCGACGAGGGCACGCTGACCGCCGAGCGGATCGGCGAGGCGCGGAAGCGGTGCATCGCGGCGGTCGAGTCAGCCGTCGGCGGAGTGCTGCGGGCATGA
- a CDS encoding phenylalanyl-tRNA synthetase, alpha subunit (PFAM: Aminoacyl tRNA synthetase class II, N-terminal domain; tRNA synthetases class II core domain (F)~TIGRFAM: phenylalanyl-tRNA synthetase, alpha subunit) — MSESSSTPAAPVIDEATIGDAVDAALAAIAAAATTAELKQVRIEHVGDASVLSSANRAIKDLPKEQKAAAGKLVGQGKGRVQKQLAARQQELAAAEEEAALAAETVDVTLPTDRRPRGAAHPLTTLRHRIEDVFVGMGWEIAEGPEIEAEWFNFDALNFDADHPARQMQDTFYVAPEGSGRVLRTHTSPVQARALLERGVPLYIACPGTVFRTDELDATHTPVFHQVEGLAIDKGLTMAHLVGTLDTLAKALFGGEPVTRLRPSYFPFTEPSAEMDFRCFSCEARNGLDHEADPGCRVCGGTGWIEMGGCGMVNPAVLRAVGVDPEEHQGFAFGLGIERILMLRNGVPDMHDIVEGDVRFSQHYGTEI; from the coding sequence GTGTCCGAGTCATCCTCGACTCCCGCCGCCCCGGTCATCGACGAGGCGACCATCGGCGACGCCGTCGATGCCGCCCTCGCCGCGATCGCCGCGGCCGCCACCACCGCCGAGCTCAAGCAGGTCCGCATCGAGCACGTGGGCGATGCCAGCGTGCTCTCGAGCGCGAACCGCGCCATCAAGGACCTCCCCAAGGAGCAGAAGGCCGCGGCCGGCAAGCTCGTGGGCCAGGGCAAGGGCCGCGTCCAGAAGCAGCTCGCCGCGCGCCAGCAGGAGCTCGCAGCCGCGGAGGAGGAGGCTGCCCTCGCCGCGGAGACCGTGGACGTCACCCTGCCCACGGATCGTCGGCCGCGCGGCGCCGCGCATCCGCTGACCACGCTGCGCCACCGCATCGAGGACGTCTTCGTGGGCATGGGCTGGGAGATCGCCGAGGGGCCCGAGATCGAGGCGGAGTGGTTCAACTTCGACGCCCTGAACTTCGACGCCGACCATCCGGCGCGGCAGATGCAGGACACCTTCTACGTCGCGCCCGAGGGATCCGGCCGCGTGCTGCGCACCCACACCTCGCCGGTGCAGGCCCGTGCCCTGCTCGAGCGCGGGGTGCCGCTGTACATCGCGTGCCCGGGCACCGTGTTCCGCACCGATGAGCTCGACGCCACCCACACCCCGGTGTTCCACCAGGTCGAGGGTCTCGCGATCGACAAGGGCCTCACGATGGCGCACCTCGTGGGCACCCTGGACACCCTGGCGAAGGCGCTGTTCGGCGGCGAGCCGGTCACCCGCCTGCGCCCCAGCTACTTCCCCTTCACCGAGCCGAGCGCCGAGATGGACTTCCGCTGCTTCTCCTGCGAGGCGCGGAACGGCCTCGACCACGAGGCGGATCCGGGCTGCCGGGTCTGCGGCGGCACCGGCTGGATCGAGATGGGCGGCTGCGGCATGGTCAACCCCGCCGTGCTGCGCGCCGTGGGCGTGGACCCGGAGGAGCACCAGGGCTTCGCCTTCGGCCTCGGCATCGAGCGCATCCTCATGCTGCGCAACGGGGTGCCCGACATGCACGACATCGTGGAGGGCGACGTCCGCTTCTCCCAGCACTACGGGACGGAGATCTGA
- a CDS encoding LSU ribosomal protein L20P (PFAM: Ribosomal protein L20~TIGRFAM: ribosomal protein L20): MARVKRAVNAHKKRREILEQASGYRGQRSRLYRKAKEQVLHSQTYNFRDRKKRKGDFRQLWIQRINAAARANGMTYNRFIQGLGLAGVEVDRRMLAELAVNDAPAFAALVEVAKNALPKDVNAPAA, encoded by the coding sequence GTGGCACGCGTGAAGCGGGCGGTCAACGCCCATAAGAAGCGTCGGGAGATCCTTGAGCAGGCCAGCGGGTACCGCGGGCAGCGCTCGCGCCTGTACCGCAAGGCGAAGGAGCAGGTGCTGCACTCGCAGACCTACAACTTCCGCGACCGCAAGAAGCGCAAGGGCGACTTCCGTCAGCTCTGGATCCAGCGCATCAACGCCGCGGCCCGCGCGAACGGCATGACCTACAACCGCTTCATCCAGGGCCTCGGCCTCGCGGGTGTCGAGGTGGACCGTCGCATGCTCGCCGAGCTCGCCGTGAACGACGCCCCGGCTTTCGCCGCCCTGGTCGAGGTCGCCAAGAACGCCCTCCCCAAGGACGTCAACGCCCCGGCAGCCTGA
- a CDS encoding rRNA methylase (PFAM: RNA 2'-O ribose methyltransferase substrate binding; SpoU rRNA Methylase family) encodes MNERPDQSPITSARSERVRKVAALAGRSARRKQGRFRIEGPQAVRSLLSHRPDLAREVFATERTAGDHPELITLARDAAVALRIVDEQIVRALVREPAGEGADDGTAAGTLVSPQGVVAVGTLPEADAAAATGALRALPGEDPATVVVLHEVRDPGNVGTLIRTADAAGADLVLLTRTSADPYSPKAVRAATGSLFHLPVLTGAEIGDVLAALAAGGLTAAATSGHASSELFDVELPPRIAWIFGNEAHGLDRATLDAAPLRVRIPLAGRAESLNVHTAATVCLFETLRRRRAGA; translated from the coding sequence ATGAACGAGCGCCCGGACCAGTCGCCGATCACCTCTGCCCGCTCCGAGCGGGTGCGGAAGGTGGCGGCTCTGGCCGGGCGCTCTGCGCGTCGCAAGCAGGGACGGTTCCGCATCGAGGGGCCCCAGGCGGTCCGCTCGCTGCTCTCCCATCGCCCCGACCTGGCGCGCGAGGTCTTCGCCACCGAGCGCACCGCTGGCGACCACCCCGAGCTGATCACCCTCGCCCGGGACGCCGCCGTCGCGCTGCGCATCGTCGACGAGCAGATCGTCCGGGCGCTGGTCCGCGAACCGGCGGGGGAGGGGGCCGACGACGGCACCGCCGCAGGCACGCTCGTCTCACCCCAGGGGGTCGTCGCCGTGGGCACGCTGCCCGAGGCCGACGCCGCCGCGGCCACCGGAGCGCTGCGGGCGCTGCCGGGAGAGGACCCCGCCACGGTGGTGGTCCTCCACGAGGTGCGCGATCCCGGCAATGTCGGCACGCTGATCCGCACCGCGGATGCCGCCGGCGCCGATCTGGTGCTGCTCACCCGCACCAGCGCCGATCCGTACTCCCCGAAGGCCGTGCGCGCCGCGACCGGCAGCCTCTTCCACCTCCCGGTGCTGACCGGGGCGGAGATCGGGGACGTGCTCGCCGCGCTCGCGGCCGGCGGCCTCACCGCCGCTGCGACCAGCGGCCATGCGAGCTCCGAGCTCTTCGACGTCGAGCTCCCGCCGCGCATCGCCTGGATCTTCGGCAACGAGGCGCACGGCCTGGACCGCGCCACCCTGGACGCCGCGCCGCTGCGGGTGCGGATCCCGCTGGCCGGGCGGGCGGAGTCGCTGAACGTGCACACCGCCGCGACGGTCTGCCTCTTTGAGACCCTCCGCCGCCGACGGGCAGGGGCATGA
- a CDS encoding LSU ribosomal protein L35P (PFAM: Ribosomal protein L35~TIGRFAM: ribosomal protein L35) yields MPKNKTHSGTKKRVRVTGSGKLMREQANARHLLEHKSSTRKRRLGSDTDVAKADVKRMKKLLGR; encoded by the coding sequence ATGCCGAAGAACAAGACCCACTCGGGTACCAAGAAGCGCGTCCGCGTCACCGGCTCGGGCAAGCTCATGCGCGAGCAGGCCAATGCTCGTCACCTGCTGGAGCACAAGTCCTCCACCCGCAAGCGCCGCCTGGGCAGCGACACCGATGTTGCCAAGGCCGACGTCAAGCGCATGAAGAAGCTGCTGGGCCGCTGA
- a CDS encoding bacterial translation initiation factor 3 (bIF-3) (PFAM: Translation initiation factor IF-3, C-terminal domain; Translation initiation factor IF-3, N-terminal domain~TIGRFAM: translation initiation factor IF-3): MSEQRINGQIRVPKVLLVGPAGEQVGEVRVEDALRLAQEADLDLVEVAPGANPPVARLMDYGKYKYEANLKAREARKNQANTVQKEIRMGLKIDTHDYETKRRNVEKFLDGGDKVKVIIRFRGREQARPERGVKLLQRMAEDVADYGFVESHPRQDGRNMVMVFGPHKKKAQAMAEARKRKTDAEKAAAREEAAKSSPEAGAETGAES; encoded by the coding sequence ATCAGCGAACAGCGCATCAACGGTCAGATCAGGGTCCCCAAGGTCCTCCTGGTCGGTCCTGCCGGCGAACAGGTCGGCGAGGTCCGTGTCGAGGACGCCCTGCGTCTCGCCCAGGAAGCAGACCTCGACCTGGTCGAGGTCGCACCCGGCGCGAACCCGCCGGTCGCCCGCCTCATGGATTACGGCAAGTACAAGTACGAAGCCAACCTGAAGGCCCGTGAGGCGCGCAAGAACCAGGCGAACACGGTCCAGAAGGAAATCCGGATGGGCCTGAAGATCGACACCCACGACTACGAGACCAAGCGTCGCAACGTCGAGAAGTTCCTCGACGGCGGTGACAAGGTCAAGGTCATCATCCGCTTCCGCGGGCGCGAGCAGGCTCGCCCCGAGCGCGGCGTGAAGCTGCTCCAGCGGATGGCCGAGGATGTCGCGGACTACGGTTTCGTCGAGTCGCACCCGCGGCAGGACGGCCGCAACATGGTGATGGTCTTCGGACCGCACAAGAAGAAGGCCCAGGCCATGGCCGAGGCCCGCAAGCGCAAGACCGATGCTGAGAAGGCTGCCGCCCGGGAAGAGGCCGCGAAGTCCTCCCCCGAGGCCGGTGCCGAGACCGGCGCCGAGTCCTGA
- a CDS encoding mycothiol-dependent formaldehyde dehydrogenase (PFAM: Zinc-binding dehydrogenase; Alcohol dehydrogenase GroES-like domain; Metallo-beta-lactamase superfamily~TIGRFAM: mycothiol-dependent formaldehyde dehydrogenase), which yields MSWTVKGVVARAEKQPAELLDIIIPDPGPNDVVVDIEATGVCHTDLSYRDGGINDEFPFLLGHESAGRVSAIGEDVTHVEIGDYVVLNWRAVCGECRACKKGVQQYCFSTFNASTPMTLTDGTELTAALGIGSFAEKTLVHEGQCTKVSEDAPAEVAGLLGCGVMAGIGAAINTGGVQRGESLAVIGLGGVGCAAIAGATLAGATTIIGLDVDEQKLEAAKELGATHTLHTKGLSPQQVAEKVQELTGGFGADVVVDAVGIPQTYETAFYARDLAGRVVLVGVPHPDAELTLPLADVFGRGGALKSSWYGDCLPERDFPYLIDLFLQGRLPLDRFVTGRTDLAGVDAALDSLHEGANLRTVAEVARSRATARLSHAVTSGTFSLDGETHEVDNNVWVLGDDEQCVVFDAPHDVATVEELVGDRECVGILLTHAHDDHVQFAPELSEALEAPLLLNPADREVWQLTHGDLPWDDDVADGDMFTIAGVHLEALHTPGHSPGSTCYYSEELGAVFTGDTLFQGGPGATGRSFSSRETIEESVRERLFALPDDTVVHTGHGPDTTIGAEKRAARGDWL from the coding sequence ATGTCCTGGACCGTCAAGGGCGTCGTCGCCCGCGCAGAGAAGCAGCCGGCAGAGCTGCTCGACATCATCATCCCCGACCCCGGGCCGAACGATGTCGTGGTCGACATCGAGGCGACCGGCGTCTGCCACACCGACCTCTCCTACCGCGACGGCGGCATCAACGACGAGTTCCCCTTCCTCCTGGGGCATGAATCCGCCGGTCGCGTCTCCGCGATCGGCGAGGACGTCACCCATGTGGAGATCGGCGATTACGTGGTGCTCAACTGGCGTGCCGTCTGCGGCGAGTGCCGGGCCTGCAAGAAGGGCGTGCAGCAGTACTGCTTCTCGACCTTCAACGCCTCGACGCCGATGACGCTCACCGATGGCACGGAGCTGACCGCCGCGCTCGGCATCGGCTCCTTCGCCGAGAAGACCCTGGTCCACGAGGGCCAGTGCACGAAGGTCTCCGAGGACGCCCCCGCCGAGGTGGCCGGGCTGCTGGGCTGCGGCGTGATGGCCGGCATCGGTGCAGCGATCAACACCGGCGGCGTGCAGCGCGGCGAGTCCCTCGCGGTGATCGGCCTGGGCGGCGTGGGCTGCGCGGCGATCGCCGGGGCGACGCTCGCCGGCGCCACCACCATCATCGGCCTGGACGTCGACGAGCAGAAGCTCGAGGCCGCGAAGGAGCTGGGCGCCACCCACACCCTGCACACCAAGGGGCTCTCCCCGCAGCAGGTGGCCGAGAAGGTCCAGGAGCTCACCGGCGGCTTCGGCGCGGACGTGGTCGTGGACGCCGTCGGCATCCCGCAGACCTACGAGACCGCGTTCTACGCCCGCGACCTCGCCGGCCGTGTGGTGCTCGTGGGCGTCCCGCATCCGGACGCCGAGCTGACCCTCCCGCTCGCCGACGTGTTCGGCCGGGGCGGGGCGCTGAAGTCCTCCTGGTACGGCGACTGCCTGCCCGAGCGCGACTTCCCGTACCTGATCGACCTGTTCCTGCAGGGACGGCTGCCGCTGGATCGCTTCGTCACCGGCCGCACCGACCTCGCCGGCGTCGACGCGGCGCTGGACAGCCTGCACGAGGGCGCGAATCTGCGCACCGTGGCGGAGGTGGCCCGGTCCCGAGCGACCGCGCGGCTCTCCCATGCCGTCACCTCCGGCACCTTCAGCCTGGACGGCGAGACCCACGAGGTGGACAACAACGTGTGGGTGCTCGGCGATGACGAGCAGTGCGTCGTCTTCGATGCGCCGCACGACGTCGCGACCGTCGAGGAGCTCGTCGGCGACCGGGAGTGCGTGGGCATCCTGCTCACCCACGCCCACGACGATCACGTGCAGTTCGCTCCGGAGCTCTCCGAGGCGCTCGAGGCCCCGCTCCTGCTGAACCCCGCCGATCGCGAGGTCTGGCAGCTCACCCACGGGGATCTTCCGTGGGACGACGACGTGGCCGACGGCGACATGTTCACCATCGCCGGGGTGCACCTCGAGGCGCTCCACACCCCGGGCCACTCCCCTGGCTCCACCTGCTACTACTCCGAGGAGCTGGGTGCCGTCTTCACCGGCGACACCCTGTTCCAGGGCGGCCCCGGTGCGACCGGGCGCTCCTTCTCGTCCCGCGAGACGATCGAGGAGTCGGTGCGGGAGCGGCTGTTCGCGCTGCCGGACGACACGGTGGTCCACACCGGCCACGGGCCGGACACCACCATCGGTGCGGAGAAGAGGGCGGCGCGGGGCGACTGGCTCTGA